A genomic segment from Burkholderia plantarii encodes:
- a CDS encoding YbaB/EbfC family DNA-binding protein, with amino-acid sequence MKFESGRRGVPGRRQRARFAASRGMAVAAWLAVAGLLASVAPVVAHAQQTAAPAAWVSYAQQVGQQFQTALATGGDTAARIEQTLGDRVGTASGTDAAAALPAVALRAWIGDDGAVTRLEFESLGDAQADASLRRLLTGVRLAPPPAGMLQPLRVRLQLVPNPDAAGDGASALQTAQ; translated from the coding sequence ATGAAGTTCGAATCAGGCCGGCGCGGGGTGCCGGGGCGCCGGCAGCGCGCGCGGTTCGCGGCGAGCCGCGGTATGGCGGTTGCGGCATGGCTGGCGGTGGCGGGCCTGCTGGCGTCGGTCGCGCCCGTGGTGGCTCACGCGCAGCAGACGGCGGCGCCGGCCGCGTGGGTCAGCTATGCGCAGCAGGTGGGGCAGCAGTTCCAGACCGCGCTCGCGACCGGTGGCGACACCGCCGCGCGCATCGAGCAGACGCTCGGCGACCGCGTGGGCACCGCCTCGGGCACGGACGCCGCCGCCGCGCTGCCCGCCGTGGCGTTGCGGGCCTGGATCGGCGACGACGGTGCGGTCACGCGCCTCGAATTCGAATCGCTCGGCGACGCGCAGGCCGATGCCTCGCTGCGCCGGCTGCTGACGGGCGTGCGGCTGGCGCCGCCGCCCGCCGGCATGCTGCAGCCGCTGCGCGTGCGGCTGCAGCTGGTGCCGAATCCGGACGCGGCGGGGGACGGTGCGTCGGCGCTGCAGACCGCGCAGTGA